TTGCGCAGAACGCGGATATTGCGCCCCAGATCGAAACCGCAGAGCTCCAACAGGCCCGTGACGCAGCTTGTGCCGCTTCTCATCGGACCGGTAACGATGGTTGTTTCCCTCATGATTTTGCCTTTCCGTCCATAAGCGCAAGTGTCGCCCACGCGGAGCTCACGCCGCCCAGGTCCCGTGTGAAAAACAAAGTTCGCTCCCCGTCCTCCTCGAACCAGTAAGCGAGAATGGGCTCGCCTGCCCAGCCACCCGGCCCCTTGATTCTTCGCAGCCAGTCCCGACCCGGGTCAAGAGAGGAGGAGGAAGGCGACGCGACGGTCAGCGCCAGCAACGCGGCGGAAGTTTCGATGACGGAACCGCCCCACGCTCCCTCGTTTCCCTGGCCGCTTTGCAAGCGATAGACGGCCCGCGCCTCGACCTCCTTCAGAAGCTGGGAATCGTAGGGGGAACCTTCGAGGGAGGTAAAGAAACGCAGCGCGTACCAAATGGGGATTGTTTGTGAGGGAAACCACTTTCCGGGCCATCCACCGCTCACTTGCTGGTTTCGCAGCAGATAATCGCGGCAGAGAGTAATTTCCTCCGCATAACGTTCAGGATCTATCCGCGTCAGCAACCATGCACAGAAGGCCGTTGCTGGGCAGTCCACGCCCCGCCAATAAGGCGCGCGCCCAGGCGCGTCGGCGGGAAGCGTGCCGAATCCCCCTTGTTCACGGTCAAAAAACACGTCGACGAGCCTACGGCAACTTTCCCGCAAACACGTTCTATGCCTGCCGGTCGACAGCAAACCCTCCATAACGAGGGCACTATCCAAAGATGTAACGCCATAATCCCTCTGATAGCCCCATAAACCGTCGACGGCCTCTTCCAGCAGATAACGCTCGGTTTCCCACGATTCTCCTTCGAGGAAAGACGTCTCGCCCTTTCCGGCCTTTTCTGCTTGAAGCAGAAGGCCATAATAAGCCACTGTACCATCGCGGAAAGTTTCGGTGAGTTGAGGGCCATTGCCGCCCATGCGGAGAACCGTGGTCTCGGCTAGAGGCATACGGCCAAAATCCACCGAAATCGGGCCGAAATCGTCTTTCAGGCAAAAAGCCGCCGCCCTGCGACCCGACGCTATCGCGGGCCACATGCCGTAAGGCAGCGCCGCGCCGTCCCACTCTGTATAATCCCCGGCCAAGACGACTCCTGGCATGGGACAAAGCCATGTCGCGGAAAAACCGCGATAAGTCGACTCCTCGATAATGGGGCCGACTTCCGCCCAGCGCCGCGATTCCAGCAGAGAACAGTTCTTGACGGTAAATTCACCGACACTTGTCGCTTGCAGTTCCTCAATCATCATCCGCGTCAAATCCGCGTCGCTCATGCCTTCAGATGCCGCCATGCTTTCGCCCACAATGTAGCCTGTGACGACGACTTCGTTTTCGTTAGAAACGCCAGAAACGCCTGGAAGCTGATGGAAAATAAAGGTGTTGAAATGGCCCTGAGTGGAAACCAGATAGGACAATGCGCGCCGATTTTCGACACGACAGTGGAGAACGACGGCGATTCCTCCACCGTAGCGGACGCGGCCGAGAAAATCGGAGGAGACGTTTTTGAATTCACTACATAATTTTTTAGCCTCAGTCGCTGGGACTGCTAGGATAATCTTTTGCGCGACGGCTTCTTCTTTCGCGCCGTTTCCGTTACGCCACAGAACTTTAACGGACTTGGAGCTTTGCCCTCCCACCGAAAGACCTCGCTCAAGAGCCTCGGATTCTTGAGAATCTTTTTTGGGGACTAACTCGTACACGCGGCAAGCCGTTCGGATTTCTGCCCCGCCGCTCGCGGCTGTTAGGTTTGCGGCCATAGCCTGAATCATCGCTCCGTTTCCTCGCTGGAAATAATCTGCCCTGTGACGGAGGAGACAATCCCTGCGGCGGGTCGGAACAGCCTCGGTGGGTGTTCCGGGGTGGATGACGCGAAAGAAAGCCTTCATCGCCGCCCCCAGGTCTTCACCGATCATCGCCTCCTGTGGATTCGGCGAGGCGAGGAAAGACGATAGGCAGATCTGTTGCCGCGGCGCCGAGTTCAGCGAGCGAACGCAATCGACCACCGAGTCGCCGGTATGGAGCCGTCCCCGGTGAAACAAACCCACGGGATTATCGTTCTCGTAGTGAGAACCCGCGTCCACGGGAAAGTCAAACCATTTGGGATTGAAAGCGAAAATCGACCCCGTTTCGTAAACGATTCTATCCCGTTTCCCCGTGCGCACTTTACCGCCCAAACGGCCATCCGCTTCCAAGAGCAAAACTTTTTTTCTGGGTTTTCCCGTTTTCACGTTCAAAGAAACTTCGCAGGCGGCGGACAAACCCGCCAATCCGCCTCCCACGATGATCACGTCGTACTGCTCGTATTGTCGCGTCATGTCTCCGTCACCTCCGTCATTGAATATTCCACGCTTGCCTCGCTTGCTTATCGGCGTCGGGTGACACACCCAGAATCGCGTTCCGCGGATTGAACAAGCTCAAAGCTAGACCAGGGCGGCTAACGGCGAGGTAAGCCTTTGCTTGCGTCAAAGTCCCCCGCGACAACGTGAGCTTCAGGTGGTGAATTTTCCTATAGG
This window of the Synergistaceae bacterium genome carries:
- a CDS encoding FAD-dependent oxidoreductase, whose amino-acid sequence is MTRQYEQYDVIIVGGGLAGLSAACEVSLNVKTGKPRKKVLLLEADGRLGGKVRTGKRDRIVYETGSIFAFNPKWFDFPVDAGSHYENDNPVGLFHRGRLHTGDSVVDCVRSLNSAPRQQICLSSFLASPNPQEAMIGEDLGAAMKAFFRVIHPGTPTEAVPTRRRDCLLRHRADYFQRGNGAMIQAMAANLTAASGGAEIRTACRVYELVPKKDSQESEALERGLSVGGQSSKSVKVLWRNGNGAKEEAVAQKIILAVPATEAKKLCSEFKNVSSDFLGRVRYGGGIAVVLHCRVENRRALSYLVSTQGHFNTFIFHQLPGVSGVSNENEVVVTGYIVGESMAASEGMSDADLTRMMIEELQATSVGEFTVKNCSLLESRRWAEVGPIIEESTYRGFSATWLCPMPGVVLAGDYTEWDGAALPYGMWPAIASGRRAAAFCLKDDFGPISVDFGRMPLAETTVLRMGGNGPQLTETFRDGTVAYYGLLLQAEKAGKGETSFLEGESWETERYLLEEAVDGLWGYQRDYGVTSLDSALVMEGLLSTGRHRTCLRESCRRLVDVFFDREQGGFGTLPADAPGRAPYWRGVDCPATAFCAWLLTRIDPERYAEEITLCRDYLLRNQQVSGGWPGKWFPSQTIPIWYALRFFTSLEGSPYDSQLLKEVEARAVYRLQSGQGNEGAWGGSVIETSAALLALTVASPSSSSLDPGRDWLRRIKGPGGWAGEPILAYWFEEDGERTLFFTRDLGGVSSAWATLALMDGKAKS